In Achromobacter xylosoxidans A8, a single window of DNA contains:
- a CDS encoding PEP/pyruvate-binding domain-containing protein — protein MRPLPIPHRLACRRPTRLIALVALTALAASFGPSVQAQTARKPSPYENVRPLNPDERTAQQTEDAKKGGPAFLGQIRTQAEFQQLARVYNPGTPLEIPHVLFVIDRKQGGKIYYVNTPRYTLHENFARERRLLPADDKATLIAQYKDPQRRLLFGTLSWQHGLPGYTYEFWEGDRLTPELLKLTEEKLQASFYEPIRFKANSTLHEQVAQTAGLDAVTQESLLREQTFLPLNTGVAQGRLRIVASVDDTPDLSPTDILVLDEVPVALPPVAGLVTQRPSTLLSHVNLLAKGWRIPNAYVRDAVAALREHDGQWVELTVTSNGYQVQRIAKPEVAPPPKAALPLPKPDLTVKAIKPLTGMTTRDSRHCGVKAANLGALKSVLPPAATVPDGFCIPFAQYAAFMARLGVPQRIAALEQRPDFASDANVRRAELAALRRDIIQAQPDPTLAAAWLERWQKQLQGRGVFVRSSSNSEDLPGFSGAGLYTTVPNVTQADALAQAVQTVWASVYNYEAYEARRAAGIGQDGVVMAVLVQQAAASESSGVMITRDPFDASRRYVTYISAKRGLGIKVVEGKRQAEQLMYSSWSKAVQVLSRSAEDTQLVADAAGGVREVPIEGTRQVLNDALVARLASVASQVKQRLGGVDQDIEWAVQGDNILILQARPYIDGSR, from the coding sequence ATGCGTCCATTGCCCATCCCCCACCGCCTTGCCTGCCGCCGCCCGACCCGCCTGATCGCCCTGGTTGCGCTGACCGCGCTGGCCGCCAGCTTCGGCCCGTCCGTCCAGGCGCAGACCGCCCGCAAGCCCTCGCCCTATGAGAACGTCCGCCCGTTGAACCCCGACGAGCGCACGGCGCAGCAGACGGAGGACGCCAAGAAAGGCGGCCCGGCCTTCCTGGGCCAGATCCGGACCCAAGCCGAATTCCAGCAGCTTGCCCGGGTCTACAACCCCGGCACGCCGCTGGAGATTCCGCACGTGTTGTTCGTGATCGACCGGAAACAGGGCGGCAAGATCTACTACGTCAACACGCCGCGCTACACGCTGCACGAGAACTTCGCGCGCGAGCGGCGCCTGCTGCCCGCCGACGACAAGGCCACGCTGATCGCGCAGTACAAGGACCCGCAGCGGCGTCTGCTGTTCGGCACCCTGAGCTGGCAACACGGCCTGCCCGGCTACACCTATGAATTCTGGGAAGGCGACCGGCTCACTCCGGAACTATTGAAGCTGACCGAGGAAAAACTGCAGGCCAGTTTCTACGAACCGATACGCTTCAAGGCCAATTCCACGCTGCACGAACAAGTCGCGCAGACCGCCGGCCTGGACGCCGTGACGCAGGAATCCTTGCTGCGCGAACAGACCTTCCTGCCGCTGAACACCGGCGTCGCCCAGGGCCGGCTGCGCATCGTCGCTTCGGTGGACGACACGCCGGACCTGTCGCCGACCGATATCCTGGTGCTGGACGAAGTGCCGGTCGCGCTGCCGCCGGTGGCCGGCCTGGTCACGCAACGGCCCTCCACACTGCTGTCCCACGTCAATCTGCTGGCCAAGGGCTGGCGCATTCCCAACGCCTACGTGCGCGACGCCGTGGCGGCGCTGCGCGAGCATGACGGCCAGTGGGTCGAGCTGACCGTCACCAGCAATGGCTATCAGGTGCAGCGCATCGCCAAGCCCGAAGTCGCGCCGCCGCCCAAGGCCGCCCTGCCACTCCCCAAGCCCGACCTGACGGTCAAGGCGATCAAGCCGCTCACCGGCATGACCACGCGCGACAGCCGTCATTGCGGCGTCAAGGCGGCCAACCTGGGCGCGCTGAAGTCCGTGCTGCCGCCCGCGGCCACCGTGCCGGACGGCTTTTGCATCCCCTTTGCGCAGTACGCGGCCTTCATGGCGCGGCTGGGCGTGCCGCAACGCATCGCCGCGCTGGAGCAGCGGCCGGACTTCGCCAGCGACGCCAACGTGCGCCGCGCCGAACTGGCCGCGCTGCGCCGGGACATCATCCAGGCCCAGCCCGATCCCACGCTGGCCGCCGCCTGGCTTGAACGCTGGCAGAAGCAGTTGCAAGGGCGCGGCGTGTTCGTGCGCAGCTCGTCCAATTCCGAAGACCTGCCGGGCTTTAGCGGCGCGGGGCTCTACACCACCGTGCCCAACGTCACGCAGGCCGACGCGCTGGCGCAGGCAGTGCAAACCGTGTGGGCCTCGGTCTACAACTATGAAGCGTACGAAGCCCGGCGCGCGGCCGGCATCGGTCAGGACGGCGTGGTGATGGCGGTGCTGGTGCAACAGGCCGCGGCGTCGGAAAGCTCGGGCGTCATGATCACGCGCGATCCTTTCGACGCCTCGCGCCGCTACGTCACCTACATCTCGGCCAAGCGCGGCCTGGGCATCAAGGTGGTGGAAGGCAAGCGCCAGGCCGAACAGCTGATGTACTCCAGCTGGTCCAAGGCGGTGCAGGTGCTGAGCCGTTCCGCCGAGGACACCCAGTTGGTGGCGGACGCCGCGGGCGGCGTGCGCGAAGTGCCGATCGAAGGCACGCGCCAGGTACTGAACGATGCCCTGGTGGCGCGCCTGGCTTCTGTAGCCAGCCAGGTCAAGCAGCGCCTGGGCGGGGTGGACCAGGATATCGAATGGGCCGTGCAGGGCGACAACATCCTGATCCTGCAGGCCCGGCCGTATATCGACGGCAGCCGGTAA